The following proteins are encoded in a genomic region of Pseudodesulfovibrio mercurii:
- a CDS encoding BON domain-containing protein yields MFRLKLFIVIAGVLLLPGCAMVPFGIGLIPGAPAYVSSIIGSGQSVYETAMDERTTEQQMLDAIVAGHAQAELYRDKQIRANQITTYCYFGKLYLVGEYDSQEQLKSIYQCMEKVDGKREIISRLYLHDENEDNDFFSDQAKYAELRTQLMADFEVTSTPVEVQIVQGDIILLGVIHDKTERDRIVAHAMSMDGINRVVSYLYHQENAGPEPQIMTAQLAPAPKPSSVPSRDIPPAPKTKSKTQKTRPKVEKKAAQETLPVLAVTNPDRGR; encoded by the coding sequence ATGTTCAGACTCAAATTGTTTATCGTGATCGCAGGGGTCCTGCTGCTGCCCGGTTGCGCCATGGTGCCCTTCGGCATCGGGCTCATTCCCGGAGCGCCCGCCTACGTCTCGTCGATCATCGGCAGCGGACAGTCCGTGTACGAGACGGCCATGGACGAGCGGACCACCGAGCAGCAGATGCTCGACGCCATCGTGGCCGGGCACGCCCAGGCCGAATTGTACCGGGACAAGCAGATTCGGGCGAACCAGATCACCACTTACTGCTATTTCGGCAAGCTTTACCTGGTGGGCGAATACGACTCCCAGGAGCAGCTCAAGTCCATCTACCAGTGCATGGAGAAGGTGGACGGCAAGCGCGAGATCATCAGCCGCCTGTACCTGCACGACGAGAACGAGGACAACGATTTCTTCTCGGACCAGGCCAAGTACGCGGAGCTGCGCACCCAGCTCATGGCCGACTTCGAGGTCACCTCCACGCCCGTGGAGGTGCAGATCGTCCAGGGCGACATCATCTTGCTCGGGGTCATCCACGACAAGACCGAGCGCGACCGCATCGTGGCCCACGCCATGAGCATGGACGGCATCAACCGGGTGGTCTCCTACCTATACCACCAGGAGAACGCCGGACCCGAGCCCCAGATCATGACCGCCCAGCTGGCCCCCGCGCCCAAGCCCTCGTCCGTGCCGTCCAGGGACATCCCGCCGGCGCCCAAGACCAAGTCCAAAACCCAGAAGACCAGGCCCAAGGTCGAAAAAAAGGCCGCACAGGAAACCCTTCCCGTGCTGGCCGTCACCAACCCCGACCGGGGACGGTGA
- the trpB gene encoding tryptophan synthase subunit beta: MKKGYFGDFGGQFIPELLMPPLIELEEAMKTILPSEEFQTRFTNMLKENVGRPSAITYCPNLSKDLGLDLWLKREDLNHSGAHKINNTLGQGLLAKMMGKEVLLAETGAGMHGVATTVAAAMLGMKAVIYMGATDVVRQAPNVGRMRLMGADIIAVESGTKTLKDAINAALRRWIADQETTHYCFGTAAGPHPFPTLVREFQQIISKEARAQFMERNGGDLPDVVVACVGGGSNAIGMFHHFIPDESVKIVGVEAAGTGEPGCYSSAPIDHGTEGVLHGMKTKLLQTPDGQIEPSHSVAPGLDYPGVGPEHAHLDAIGRVDYTVINDAQAINAFKVLSRREGIIPALESSHAVAYAIENREQLQGKSVLVCLSGRGDKDLGILDQIL, encoded by the coding sequence ATGAAGAAAGGATACTTCGGCGACTTCGGCGGCCAGTTCATCCCCGAGCTGCTCATGCCGCCGCTCATCGAGCTTGAAGAGGCCATGAAAACCATCCTCCCCAGCGAGGAGTTTCAGACCCGCTTCACCAATATGCTCAAGGAAAACGTGGGCCGCCCCTCGGCCATCACCTACTGCCCGAACCTGTCCAAGGACCTCGGCCTGGACCTCTGGCTCAAGCGCGAGGACCTGAACCACTCGGGCGCGCACAAGATCAACAACACCCTGGGCCAGGGGCTGCTGGCCAAGATGATGGGCAAGGAGGTCCTCCTGGCCGAGACCGGCGCGGGCATGCACGGCGTGGCCACCACGGTCGCCGCCGCCATGCTCGGCATGAAGGCGGTCATCTACATGGGCGCCACCGACGTGGTCCGCCAGGCCCCCAACGTGGGCCGCATGCGCCTCATGGGCGCGGACATCATCGCCGTGGAGTCGGGCACCAAGACCCTCAAGGACGCCATCAACGCGGCCCTGCGCCGCTGGATCGCGGACCAGGAGACCACCCACTACTGCTTCGGCACCGCCGCCGGACCGCACCCCTTCCCCACCCTGGTGCGCGAGTTCCAGCAGATCATCTCCAAGGAGGCGCGGGCCCAGTTCATGGAGCGCAACGGGGGCGACCTGCCCGACGTGGTCGTGGCCTGCGTGGGCGGCGGCTCCAACGCCATCGGCATGTTCCACCACTTCATCCCGGACGAGTCCGTGAAGATCGTGGGCGTCGAGGCGGCGGGCACGGGCGAGCCGGGCTGCTACAGCTCCGCGCCCATCGACCACGGCACCGAAGGCGTGCTGCACGGCATGAAGACCAAGCTGCTGCAGACCCCGGACGGCCAGATCGAGCCCTCCCACTCCGTGGCCCCTGGCCTGGACTACCCCGGCGTGGGACCGGAACACGCCCACCTCGACGCCATCGGCCGGGTGGACTACACGGTCATCAACGACGCCCAGGCCATCAACGCCTTCAAGGTCCTGTCCCGACGCGAAGGCATCATCCCGGCCCTGGAATCCTCCCACGCCGTGGCCTACGCCATCGAGAACCGCGAGCAGTTGCAAGGCAAGTCCGTGCTCGTCTGCCTGTCCGGGCGCGGCGACAAGGACCTCGGCATCCTCGACCAGATACTCTAG
- the trpA gene encoding tryptophan synthase subunit alpha translates to MNPMQIHIEEARKKGKVGLIPFLPAGFPNRERFWKELAELDAAGASVIEIGMPFSDPVADGPVVEKASLKCLEDGINLTWILTELKKRKGQFKAALLLMGYLNPVYQYGLDKFGADCEAAGVSGLIIADMPHEESQFVKDAVEPHGVALVPLVGLNTTKERMKLYADGAQGFCYFVSVLGTTGQRDALPARIKEKLKEAKEVFDIPVALGFGIKHPDQLKEFEGLMDAAVFGSALISHIESGRSSDSFMEPWK, encoded by the coding sequence ATGAATCCCATGCAGATACATATTGAAGAGGCCCGCAAGAAAGGCAAGGTCGGCCTCATCCCCTTCCTGCCCGCGGGCTTCCCGAACCGTGAGCGGTTCTGGAAGGAGCTGGCGGAACTCGACGCGGCCGGGGCCTCGGTCATCGAGATCGGCATGCCCTTCTCCGACCCCGTGGCCGACGGCCCGGTGGTGGAAAAGGCGTCCCTTAAGTGCCTCGAAGACGGCATCAACCTGACCTGGATCCTCACGGAGCTCAAGAAGCGCAAGGGCCAGTTCAAGGCGGCCCTGCTGCTCATGGGCTACCTCAACCCGGTCTACCAGTACGGGCTCGACAAGTTCGGCGCGGACTGCGAGGCCGCGGGCGTGTCCGGCCTGATCATCGCGGACATGCCCCACGAGGAGTCCCAGTTCGTCAAGGACGCGGTCGAGCCGCACGGCGTGGCTCTGGTCCCCCTGGTCGGCCTGAACACCACCAAGGAACGCATGAAGCTCTACGCCGACGGTGCGCAGGGGTTCTGCTACTTCGTGTCTGTGCTCGGCACCACGGGCCAGCGCGACGCCCTGCCCGCGCGCATCAAGGAGAAGCTCAAGGAGGCCAAGGAGGTCTTCGACATCCCCGTGGCCCTGGGCTTCGGCATCAAACATCCCGACCAGCTCAAGGAATTCGAGGGCCTCATGGACGCCGCCGTATTCGGCTCCGCCCTCATCTCCCACATCGAATCCGGCCGCTCCAGCGACTCCTTCATGGAGCCCTGGAAGTAG
- a CDS encoding ArnT family glycosyltransferase, protein MTMPRDTYSPRLDVLAFFIILVSFAVRYWFVASGQLNLVQDEAQYWDWIRRPQLSYYSKGPLIAWIISLWTWVFGNTELGVRFGSILGMTGIQAALYLGVSRVWREYRLAVFVLFAAATMPLLNGLGILATTDCPLILCWTVAFFALASATRHDTERGVSNLPFAVLGLCMAVGILAKYMMLAFLGVAVLYAVILQFRGQLPERFWLRFIVAGLIGSAVGLAPIVIWNMDNGWVAYKHVAKLTSGVGGSDWLPDRIGPFFEMLGAQIGLLSPWWFWFILAATAGAARKAWVGPVGRFDADYRRDLLTLLFFWPLWGLITLKALFSKVEANWTAAAFATGAILAGMAFKAWWDAPNRRPRGRIILAGVAAVLTLAIFVSPLLPLPDSLNPTLRLKGWADLGHKVDEVIRAEFDDPARVFAMSDNYGFTSELAFYLEGKPITFCTWSEDRRMNQYDLWPVPGQDKLGWNAIMVRKRFRDQPVPELDKMFTSVSEPIFYQSSFKGGEGRKFTIIVCKGFTGYWPRRAGKF, encoded by the coding sequence ATGACGATGCCCAGAGACACATACTCACCCAGGCTGGATGTCCTCGCCTTTTTCATCATTCTGGTGTCTTTCGCCGTGCGCTACTGGTTCGTGGCCTCCGGGCAGCTGAACCTGGTGCAGGACGAGGCGCAGTATTGGGATTGGATCAGGCGGCCGCAGTTGTCCTATTATTCCAAGGGGCCGCTCATCGCCTGGATCATCAGCCTGTGGACCTGGGTCTTCGGGAACACCGAGCTGGGCGTGCGCTTCGGGTCCATCCTGGGCATGACCGGCATCCAGGCCGCGCTCTATCTCGGGGTGTCGCGGGTCTGGCGGGAGTACCGGCTGGCCGTGTTCGTGCTCTTCGCGGCCGCGACCATGCCCCTGCTCAACGGGCTGGGCATCCTGGCCACCACGGACTGCCCGCTGATCCTGTGCTGGACCGTGGCCTTCTTCGCCCTGGCCTCGGCCACGCGCCACGACACGGAGCGCGGGGTATCCAACCTCCCCTTCGCGGTCCTGGGCCTGTGCATGGCCGTGGGCATCCTGGCCAAGTACATGATGCTCGCCTTCCTGGGCGTGGCCGTGCTCTACGCGGTCATCCTGCAATTCCGGGGGCAGCTGCCCGAACGGTTCTGGCTACGCTTCATCGTCGCCGGGCTCATCGGCTCGGCCGTGGGGCTCGCGCCCATCGTCATCTGGAACATGGACAACGGCTGGGTGGCCTACAAGCACGTGGCCAAGCTGACCTCGGGCGTGGGCGGCAGCGACTGGCTGCCCGACCGCATCGGCCCGTTCTTCGAGATGCTCGGCGCGCAGATCGGCCTGCTCTCGCCGTGGTGGTTCTGGTTCATCCTGGCGGCCACCGCGGGCGCGGCGCGCAAGGCCTGGGTCGGCCCGGTGGGCCGGTTCGACGCGGACTACCGCCGCGACCTGCTGACCCTGCTCTTCTTCTGGCCCCTGTGGGGACTGATCACCCTCAAGGCCCTCTTCTCCAAGGTGGAGGCCAACTGGACCGCCGCCGCCTTCGCCACGGGCGCCATCCTGGCGGGCATGGCCTTCAAGGCCTGGTGGGACGCCCCGAATCGCCGGCCGCGCGGTCGCATCATCCTGGCGGGCGTGGCCGCCGTCCTGACCCTGGCCATCTTCGTCTCCCCGCTCCTGCCCCTGCCCGACTCCCTGAACCCGACCCTCCGGCTCAAGGGCTGGGCCGACCTTGGCCACAAGGTGGACGAGGTCATCCGCGCCGAGTTCGATGATCCCGCGCGGGTCTTCGCCATGTCCGACAACTACGGCTTCACCTCGGAGCTCGCCTTCTACCTCGAAGGTAAGCCCATCACCTTCTGCACATGGAGCGAGGACCGGCGCATGAACCAGTACGACCTCTGGCCCGTTCCCGGCCAGGACAAGCTCGGCTGGAATGCGATCATGGTCCGCAAGCGGTTCCGCGACCAGCCCGTGCCCGAACTGGACAAGATGTTCACCTCCGTAAGCGAACCCATCTTCTACCAGTCCTCCTTCAAGGGCGGCGAGGGCCGCAAGTTCACCATCATCGTCTGCAAGGGGTTCACCGGGTACTGGCCCCGCCGTGCGGGCAAGTTCTAG
- a CDS encoding class I SAM-dependent methyltransferase, which yields MQTDDGPRKGYGPTSFWLQEPAPVFAHLDLRPGQVFLDAGCGAGEYSLYAARLLGETGRVIAVDNIALSTDALNNLPARPGEAPITAFAGDIIDTLPIDPHSVDAVFLSTVLHIKKVRDRAPEMFREFHRVLRPHAVLAVLECKKVEADFGPPLHSRLSDADVRALVQPHGFSHTSTLDTGHANLICFEAV from the coding sequence TTGCAAACGGACGATGGGCCCCGCAAGGGGTATGGGCCGACCAGTTTCTGGTTGCAGGAACCGGCTCCGGTCTTCGCGCACCTGGACCTCCGGCCGGGCCAGGTCTTCCTGGACGCCGGGTGCGGGGCCGGGGAATATTCCCTGTACGCCGCGCGCCTGCTCGGCGAGACCGGCCGGGTCATCGCCGTGGACAATATCGCCCTGTCCACCGACGCCCTGAACAACCTGCCCGCCCGGCCCGGCGAGGCCCCCATCACCGCCTTTGCCGGGGACATCATCGACACTCTGCCCATCGACCCGCACTCCGTGGACGCGGTCTTCCTGTCCACGGTCCTGCATATCAAGAAGGTCCGCGACCGCGCGCCCGAGATGTTCCGCGAATTCCACCGCGTCCTGCGCCCCCACGCCGTCCTGGCCGTGCTCGAATGCAAAAAGGTCGAGGCCGACTTCGGCCCGCCCCTGCACTCCCGCCTGTCCGATGCCGATGTCCGCGCCCTGGTCCAACCCCACGGCTTCTCCCATACCTCCACCCTCGACACCGGCCACGCCAACCTCATCTGCTTCGAGGCCGTATAG
- a CDS encoding indole-3-glycerol phosphate synthase TrpC: MLNKFREAKQLEIESLRKDFMEGRIPAMYQGERPSFTEAIRSKGPGAIIAEFKPASPSKGVLRTDLDPMEVAETYAKNGAAAISVLTEHKYFKGTPDFLFMMNGPGLPLLRKDFIFDPLQVAMTASSPASAVLLIARMCDDAAHLKQLIDIARMPGLAPVVEIFDQADLDRAREAGADIIQVNNRDLDTLTTTLDQGRRFIKQKRDGELWICASGVSTRAQVEEMASLGFDAVLIGTSLMEADDPGAKLAELAGVK, encoded by the coding sequence ATGCTGAATAAGTTCCGCGAGGCCAAGCAGCTCGAGATCGAGTCGCTGCGCAAGGACTTCATGGAGGGGCGCATCCCCGCCATGTACCAGGGTGAACGCCCCTCCTTCACCGAGGCCATCCGGTCCAAGGGGCCGGGGGCGATCATCGCCGAGTTCAAGCCGGCCAGCCCGAGCAAGGGCGTGCTGCGCACGGATCTCGACCCCATGGAGGTGGCCGAGACCTACGCCAAGAACGGCGCCGCCGCCATCTCCGTGCTGACCGAGCACAAGTACTTCAAGGGCACCCCGGACTTCCTGTTCATGATGAACGGGCCGGGGCTGCCCCTGCTGCGCAAGGACTTCATCTTCGACCCGCTCCAGGTGGCCATGACCGCGTCCAGCCCGGCCTCGGCCGTGCTGCTCATCGCCCGCATGTGCGACGACGCCGCCCACCTGAAGCAGCTCATCGACATCGCCCGCATGCCCGGCCTGGCCCCGGTGGTCGAGATATTCGACCAGGCGGACCTGGACCGGGCCCGCGAGGCCGGGGCGGACATCATCCAGGTCAACAACCGCGACCTGGACACCCTGACCACCACCCTGGACCAGGGCCGACGCTTCATCAAACAGAAGCGCGACGGCGAGCTGTGGATCTGCGCCAGCGGCGTGTCCACCCGCGCCCAGGTGGAGGAGATGGCCTCCTTGGGCTTCGACGCCGTGCTCATCGGCACCTCCCTCATGGAGGCCGACGATCCCGGCGCCAAGCTGGCCGAACTGGCGGGAGTGAAGTAG
- a CDS encoding sialidase family protein: MPSLSEQADRHVVIDRRDGRYLAFPDVIRAHDGTLIVAYNEADRHVRPTRRVLVIRTSRDDGRTWSAPAYPDSPRSHSPRLNVFPDGRIVLSDSSRFFFESPDHGRTWRPFEAAGLTHDMLDRALVLDDGGWLTTGHRHLGDKEHPAIRQPPTEQVVYRSTDRGRTWARLSVMAAERNLVLCEASMTRLPTGRILALLRENSFVFEPMYLVHSDDDGATWSRPAPTALMGHRPTMGPLADGRLLVTYRNTGPDWGTCAWLGTAAELASDFRVHGRAADPANPTFSAEGMRVRNDAGNGSVVRYALRPMTDPRSATLALEAEVRVDRAGQNGCAVRVGCWWRLTPGAMVPDADPAQAVPLAPGRFHRLRFEYAAGRVAAFVDGERRAVVAVDPDHAETRPVLFGAPYPFEDNAVDCTWRRLSLNILEPAYGRVYAWHWTAGDGVPDAWVRERVLELRNDRHAAAPDFGYSGWARLADGSFFCAYHHGGATQPGYEPLKTAFVAGTRFFEDDFKRG; encoded by the coding sequence ATGCCCAGCCTGTCCGAGCAAGCGGACCGCCACGTGGTCATCGACCGCCGGGACGGGCGGTACCTGGCCTTCCCGGACGTGATCCGGGCCCATGACGGCACGCTGATCGTCGCCTACAACGAGGCGGACCGGCACGTCCGCCCCACTCGGCGCGTGCTCGTGATCCGGACCAGCCGCGATGACGGCCGGACCTGGTCCGCGCCCGCGTACCCCGACTCCCCGCGCAGCCACAGCCCGCGCCTGAACGTCTTCCCGGATGGCCGCATCGTCCTGTCGGACAGCTCGCGCTTCTTTTTCGAAAGCCCCGACCACGGGCGCACCTGGCGTCCCTTCGAGGCCGCGGGGCTGACCCACGACATGCTCGACCGCGCCCTGGTCCTGGACGACGGCGGCTGGCTGACCACGGGTCACCGCCATCTGGGCGACAAGGAGCACCCGGCCATCCGCCAGCCGCCCACCGAGCAGGTGGTCTACCGCTCCACGGACCGGGGCCGGACCTGGGCGCGGCTGTCGGTCATGGCCGCCGAGCGCAACCTGGTCCTGTGCGAGGCCTCCATGACCCGGCTGCCCACGGGCCGCATCCTGGCCCTGCTGCGCGAGAACAGCTTCGTATTCGAGCCCATGTACCTGGTCCACAGCGACGACGACGGGGCCACATGGTCGCGCCCCGCGCCCACCGCGCTCATGGGCCACCGCCCTACCATGGGGCCGCTCGCCGACGGGCGGCTGCTGGTCACCTACCGCAACACCGGCCCGGACTGGGGTACCTGCGCCTGGCTGGGCACGGCGGCGGAGCTGGCCTCGGATTTCCGGGTCCACGGCCGGGCCGCGGACCCGGCCAACCCGACCTTCTCCGCCGAGGGCATGCGTGTGCGCAACGATGCGGGCAACGGCTCCGTGGTGCGCTACGCCCTGCGGCCCATGACCGACCCGCGCAGCGCGACCCTGGCCCTGGAGGCCGAGGTCCGGGTGGACCGGGCCGGGCAAAACGGCTGCGCCGTGCGCGTGGGCTGCTGGTGGCGGCTGACCCCCGGGGCCATGGTCCCGGACGCGGACCCCGCCCAGGCCGTGCCGCTTGCCCCCGGCCGGTTCCACCGGCTGCGCTTCGAGTACGCGGCGGGCCGGGTCGCGGCCTTCGTGGACGGGGAACGGCGGGCCGTGGTCGCGGTGGACCCGGATCACGCCGAGACCCGGCCGGTGCTGTTCGGCGCGCCCTATCCCTTCGAGGACAACGCCGTGGACTGCACCTGGAGACGCCTTTCCCTGAACATCCTTGAACCCGCCTACGGCCGGGTGTATGCTTGGCATTGGACCGCCGGGGACGGGGTGCCGGACGCATGGGTCCGGGAGCGCGTCCTGGAGTTGCGCAACGACCGCCACGCGGCGGCCCCGGATTTCGGCTACTCGGGCTGGGCGCGGCTGGCCGACGGGAGCTTCTTCTGCGCCTACCACCACGGCGGGGCCACGCAGCCCGGCTACGAGCCCCTCAAGACCGCCTTCGTGGCCGGGACCCGGTTCTTCGAGGACGACTTCAAGCGAGGATGA
- a CDS encoding prepilin peptidase, with amino-acid sequence MDIIPTWAFYLAAAVAGLELGGLSTIFIQRWIDEEPICRPGGSKCPSCNARLAWRETIPLVSFLLLRGRCRHCGAPIGVQYVLAEVACMAWALASAHTFGLSPEWGVYLILGVMLIAGSLIDFETFLLPDRITLGGTAMALAASFFLRTGPTWQEALLGAAVGAGLFWVLQQLYRLWRGQEGLGTGDVKLMAMIGAMTGLSGLAPTILVGSVTGALGSVYYMLRPGRGGIRGRVPYGPFLSLGCLLYLLYGPQLLRWWQH; translated from the coding sequence ATGGACATCATCCCCACCTGGGCCTTCTACCTCGCCGCCGCCGTGGCCGGACTCGAACTCGGCGGCCTGTCCACCATCTTCATCCAGCGCTGGATCGACGAGGAGCCCATCTGTCGGCCGGGCGGCTCCAAGTGCCCTTCGTGCAACGCGCGGCTGGCCTGGCGGGAGACCATCCCCCTGGTCAGCTTCCTCCTGCTCCGGGGCCGCTGCCGACACTGCGGCGCGCCCATCGGGGTGCAGTACGTGCTGGCGGAAGTGGCCTGCATGGCCTGGGCCCTGGCCTCGGCCCACACCTTCGGGCTGAGTCCGGAGTGGGGCGTGTACCTGATCCTCGGGGTCATGCTCATCGCGGGCAGCCTCATCGACTTCGAGACCTTCCTGCTGCCCGATCGCATCACCCTGGGCGGCACGGCCATGGCCCTGGCGGCCAGCTTCTTCCTCCGGACAGGCCCCACCTGGCAGGAGGCCCTCCTGGGCGCCGCCGTGGGCGCGGGGCTGTTTTGGGTCCTGCAACAGCTCTACCGGCTGTGGCGCGGACAGGAGGGGCTGGGCACCGGCGACGTCAAGCTCATGGCCATGATCGGGGCCATGACCGGGCTGAGCGGGCTGGCTCCGACCATCCTGGTGGGCAGCGTGACCGGGGCGCTCGGCTCCGTCTACTACATGCTCCGTCCGGGCAGGGGCGGCATCCGGGGGCGCGTGCCCTACGGCCCGTTCCTCAGCCTGGGCTGCCTGCTCTACCTGCTCTACGGCCCGCAGCTTCTGCGCTGGTGGCAGCACTAG
- a CDS encoding phosphoribosylanthranilate isomerase produces MARPLVKVCGMTRMEDVELCVDLGVDLIGFIFHPGSPRNADPDFVASVKTGKVSKVGVFVNQTADEVIETMDRCGLHAAQLHGGQNVDFCWKIGPDRVIRAFWPETYASPRALERDLEAYSEVCGHFLLDAGVRGQGGTGKSINIEILQHIEIQTPWFLAGGLGPDNVRYALTANPSGLDFNSGVERAPGIKDETKLREIFRILAEME; encoded by the coding sequence ATGGCGCGCCCCCTGGTCAAAGTCTGCGGCATGACCCGCATGGAGGACGTCGAACTCTGCGTCGATCTTGGCGTGGACCTCATCGGCTTCATCTTCCATCCCGGCAGCCCGCGCAACGCGGACCCGGACTTCGTGGCCTCGGTCAAGACCGGCAAGGTCTCCAAGGTCGGCGTGTTCGTCAACCAGACCGCCGACGAGGTCATCGAGACCATGGACCGCTGCGGACTGCACGCGGCCCAGCTGCACGGCGGCCAGAACGTGGACTTCTGCTGGAAGATCGGCCCCGACCGGGTCATCCGGGCCTTCTGGCCCGAGACCTACGCCTCCCCCCGCGCCCTGGAGCGCGACCTGGAGGCCTACTCCGAGGTCTGTGGCCACTTCCTCCTGGACGCGGGCGTGAGGGGCCAGGGCGGCACCGGCAAGTCGATTAATATCGAGATACTGCAACATATTGAAATACAAACACCTTGGTTCCTTGCAGGGGGCCTCGGGCCGGACAACGTCAGATACGCCCTGACGGCCAATCCCTCCGGCCTGGACTTCAACTCCGGCGTGGAGCGCGCGCCGGGCATCAAGGACGAAACCAAGCTGCGGGAAATCTTCCGGATTCTCGCGGAAATGGAATAA
- a CDS encoding phenylacetate--CoA ligase family protein: MDHRFIPHLTEEQIADIQLEGLKWTVGHVYADSPFYRARFKELGVEPGDVTSLDDLRKLPFTTAEDLKDGYPMPLLSVPERDVVRIHGSSGTTGKRKILAYTQNDIDVWKDMFARCYEMAGLTVEDRVQICVGYGLWTAGAGFQLGCERFGAMALPVGPGLLEIQLQMLTDLKPTCMCSTASMALLMGEEVQKQGLADKINLKKAIFGSETHTPKMRRQFEEALGLEDSYDIIGMTELYGPGTGLECDAHDGIHYWADYYITEIIDPETLEPVAPGEVGEMVVTSLRKEASPLIRYRTHDLTRLIPGQCACGVTLPRVDRIMGRSDDMFIFRGVNIYPGQIGSVLEHFKELSAEYKIFLSRKDGLDHMAVHVERAPGATSGCDDDLAKALADEIRKNILVRGEVTILGPGELPRSFSKTKRVEDSRAEE, encoded by the coding sequence ATGGACCACCGTTTCATACCGCATTTGACCGAGGAACAGATCGCCGACATCCAGCTCGAAGGCCTCAAGTGGACCGTGGGTCATGTGTATGCCGACAGCCCGTTCTACCGGGCACGTTTCAAGGAGCTGGGCGTGGAGCCGGGCGACGTCACGTCCCTGGACGACCTGCGCAAGCTTCCCTTCACCACGGCCGAGGACCTCAAGGACGGCTACCCCATGCCGCTTCTGTCCGTGCCCGAAAGGGACGTGGTCCGCATCCACGGCTCCAGCGGAACCACGGGCAAGCGCAAGATACTGGCCTACACCCAGAACGACATCGACGTCTGGAAGGACATGTTCGCCCGCTGCTACGAGATGGCCGGGCTGACCGTGGAGGACCGGGTCCAGATCTGCGTGGGTTACGGGCTGTGGACCGCGGGCGCGGGCTTCCAGCTCGGCTGCGAGCGGTTCGGGGCCATGGCCCTGCCCGTGGGGCCGGGGCTGCTGGAAATTCAGCTCCAGATGCTCACCGACCTCAAACCCACCTGCATGTGCTCCACGGCCTCCATGGCCCTGCTCATGGGCGAGGAGGTCCAGAAACAGGGGCTGGCCGACAAGATCAACCTGAAAAAGGCCATTTTCGGTTCCGAGACCCACACCCCCAAGATGCGCCGCCAGTTCGAGGAGGCTCTGGGGCTGGAGGACAGCTACGACATCATCGGCATGACCGAGCTGTACGGTCCGGGCACGGGGCTCGAATGCGACGCCCACGACGGCATCCACTACTGGGCGGACTACTACATCACCGAGATCATCGACCCCGAAACCCTTGAGCCCGTGGCCCCCGGCGAGGTCGGCGAGATGGTCGTCACCTCCCTGCGCAAGGAGGCCTCGCCGCTCATCCGCTACCGCACCCACGACCTGACCCGGCTCATCCCCGGCCAGTGCGCCTGCGGTGTGACCCTGCCCCGCGTGGACAGGATCATGGGCCGGTCCGACGACATGTTCATCTTCCGGGGCGTGAACATCTACCCCGGCCAGATCGGCTCCGTGCTCGAACACTTCAAGGAGCTGTCCGCCGAGTACAAGATCTTCCTCAGCCGCAAGGACGGCCTGGACCACATGGCCGTGCACGTTGAACGCGCGCCCGGCGCGACGTCCGGGTGCGACGACGACTTGGCCAAGGCCCTGGCCGACGAGATCCGCAAGAACATCCTGGTGCGCGGCGAGGTGACCATCCTCGGTCCGGGCGAGCTGCCGCGCAGCTTCTCCAAGACCAAGCGGGTGGAAGACTCGCGCGCCGAGGAGTAG